The following proteins come from a genomic window of Cronobacter muytjensii ATCC 51329:
- a CDS encoding RusA family crossover junction endodeoxyribonuclease: MKLILPFPPSVNSYWRAPTKGPLKGRHLVSADGRKYQSNAAAAVVEQLRRIPRPVTSLLAVEVVLYPPDRKRRDLDNYLKALFDALTLAHVWEDDSQVKKMLVEWGPVTSKGKVEITISNFVAGAAA; the protein is encoded by the coding sequence ATGAAGCTGATCCTGCCTTTTCCCCCCAGCGTTAACAGCTACTGGCGCGCTCCGACTAAGGGGCCGCTAAAAGGCCGTCACCTTGTCAGCGCAGACGGGCGCAAATATCAGAGCAATGCCGCAGCGGCCGTTGTTGAGCAACTTCGGCGCATACCCAGGCCTGTCACCAGCCTGCTGGCGGTGGAGGTGGTGCTTTACCCGCCTGACCGGAAACGCCGCGATCTGGATAACTATCTGAAGGCACTTTTCGATGCGCTGACGCTGGCCCACGTCTGGGAGGACGACAGCCAGGTGAAAAAGATGCTGGTGGAATGGGGCCCGGTAACCAGCAAAGGGAAGGTGGAAATCACGATCAGTAACTTTGTGGCGGGTGCAGCCGCCTGA
- a CDS encoding LexA family protein, translating to MLADFQRRNGYPPTQKEVAQLMGAASPNAATDMLRTLEKKGAISLSKGVARGITINGIAKEDEAVSLLRAMVEGEAKSRDRAVAFLKARGAIA from the coding sequence ATGCTCGCGGATTTCCAGAGACGAAACGGTTACCCGCCGACACAGAAAGAAGTGGCTCAGCTGATGGGGGCCGCTTCACCCAACGCTGCGACAGACATGCTGCGTACGCTGGAGAAGAAAGGCGCCATATCGTTATCAAAAGGCGTCGCCCGCGGCATCACCATCAACGGCATTGCCAAAGAAGATGAAGCGGTTTCTCTGCTGCGTGCGATGGTAGAAGGTGAAGCCAAATCGCGCGATCGCGCGGTGGCTTTCCTGAAAGCGCGGGGTGCCATTGCATGA